The window CTGATCTCCAGGCTGGTCTCCATCTGGGTTAGCCGTTCCTCCCTCTGGCGCCGGCTGATGCCTACCAGGCGACTGGGAAGGTTGGCCATTGCTACAAGATTTCGCGTTGCTGTCTCTGCCATGTTTTCCCCGGTGATCAGGCGTGGATTGTGAGAAAAAGTTCTGGGCAGAGGCTGACCCTGAGTCACCCGAAGTGCCAGGTCGAACATGGTGCTTCCGAATTCGAAAGCGTTGGTTTCCACCGTTGCGGAAATGCTGCCATCGATGATCGCTGCCAGAGCCAGCGGGTCGCCATTGATTCCGACGATAACTGTCCGCTCGTCGACCATACCGATATCCTTGCCCGCGTCCCTGGCTGCCAACGCCAACGTGTCGGAGAGACCAAAAATGGCATGGAAGGGCCTCTCGAGTCGCTGCATGGTGTCGGAGATCTGATCGAAAGCCAGGTCATAACGCCAGGAGGCCGGTGCGTGGGTCACTTCGATCCCAGGATAGTCTTTTAGCGTCTCATGGATTCCCTGCAATCGCTTCTGACCCGCATCGTAGCTCTCTGTCAGGCCACCGGCAATCAGCAGGTGTCCCTCTCCCTTCAGTTGTTCCGCCAGGTAGCGAGTACCCATTCGGGCCGCGCCAATCAAGCCGGTGGCAACGGCTACCAATGGATGGGAGATTTCGATCTCGCCCCCCATGATGATGGGCATACCCGAGTCGGCGATCTGGCGAATCAGGTCGGGGTTCAAATCCTGCATGATCAGGGCGTTGAGTTCCTGAGCCAGCAAACCTTCCATCAGGCCCATCTGTTCCTCACCAGATAACGAGGAGAGGTCCAATTCCAGGGGGATCAGATCTGCACCAACTTGGGCCGCTTTCTTGAAGATTGGCTCTCGTACCATAACCCAGAAGGGATCGGTATACACCAACTGCAATCCAAATCGAAGGGTTTGGGCCACGATTATCTTTCAGGGGACTGGGTCGCCCGACGGCGCTGGCTTGAGTGGTAGCCAGGCCAATACCCGTTGGATCATTTGGTCCCAATAGATCCATTGGTGGTCGCCAGGGCTTTCCTCGTAGGTCAGTTCAAGATCGAGCGGTCGAGCGAAATCGCGGAATCGGATATTCTGATCGTAGAGAAAATCTTCCGTGCCGCACCATTGGTACAGGCCAGGTTTCGGACCATTCGAAGAGGCAACGCTGTCGGCCAGATGAAACAGGTCATTCTTGCTGTCTGCGAACTGGGAAAGGTCGCCAAAGATGTTTTGCAATTCCTGCCGCCATTCAATCGGGGCGGTCTCCATTGAATGGACCGGATCCAGTCCTCCGGACAGGCTCGCCGCTGCGGCAAAAAACTCCGGTCGCCTCAAGGCGAGTTTGAAAGCCCCGTAACCGCCCATGGAAAGACCGGCGACGAAGGTGTGCTTTCTGGATCGGGACAGCGGAAAGAAGCTGCGACACAACGCTGGCAGCTCTTCGCTGATGAAGGTCCAGTATCGACCGCCCGTTGCCATGTCGGTGTAAAAACTGCGATGTACGGCGGGCATGACCACGGCCAGACCCAGGGGCTCCACATAACGTTCGATCGATGTGCGCCGGCACCAGATGGAATGATCGTCGGAGAGTCCATGAAGCAGGAAAAGGGTTGGGTATTCCGGCCGGGCAGGTTGGGGCAGAATCACGTTCATCGAGGTGTGAAGCCCCAACACGTCGGAGAAGAAATCGCACTGAATTAAGGCCATGGGCTAGGTGGAACAAGTATCAGTCGCTCGACGGCACTACGCTCGACGGCCGCGCGGCTGAACGGCATCGCCAGGCGCTCGCCTCTGCGCCACAGGGGAATCAGGTCGTCGTAATGGCTGCTGGACAGGTGACCCGACTGGCCACCCGGAATCATTATCGTACAACGTTCCCAGTCGCTCGGGTCGGCAACGAAGCGCAGGGCATCCCCACCCAGGATTGGTTCCAGCGGCAGATGGGGTTTGCCTGTTGCCCGGAGCATGGTGTCGTGCGCGCCACCAACGGGATAGGGGCCTCGATTGAACAACAGATTCAGGGGCTTCACCACGCCAAGCAGATGGGAAAACTGGACCTGGTTGAGCCTGCCCCAGGTCCAACGGCTGACATCTGACCCGAACCACTCTCTCATCTGCTTCAGGGTGATACGCAAGGCGGTATGAAGCACCTCATCCGGATGTTGTGGAATCCCCGTCAGAGGATCGCGCAGCCAGGTGTTGTCCGACGGATCATCGAGCATGTCCAGCAGGCGCACCACACTGCGTCCATGATACAGATTGACGCCGAATATGGGATGTATACTGGTGCCCACATAGAGCTCGGTCCATTCCCCCAGGTGAGGCCTGAACACGACATTGAGGCAGTTGATGATGCAAACCTGGGTGATGGCAGCTGCTACGCTGTCTGACTCCATGCAGTAGTCCCATTCCTTGAGATCAGTCAAGACCTGGTGTTCCTGGCGGTTGTTGGGACGGAGTCGCTGCAGATGTTTCGCGAACCGTTTTGCCTGGGCACTGAAGGTATCCAACTGGAAATGGGCGAAATCCTGGGCCGTGAGGTTGTCGTCTGCCGTGATCAGGCTCACGAGCCGGGTCGCACGGCTGGGATTCTCCAAGTCGGCGCTGAGAAAATGGGGATACTGGGGATCGACCACCAGGTTG of the Chloroflexota bacterium genome contains:
- a CDS encoding alpha/beta hydrolase family protein, yielding MALIQCDFFSDVLGLHTSMNVILPQPARPEYPTLFLLHGLSDDHSIWCRRTSIERYVEPLGLAVVMPAVHRSFYTDMATGGRYWTFISEELPALCRSFFPLSRSRKHTFVAGLSMGGYGAFKLALRRPEFFAAAASLSGGLDPVHSMETAPIEWRQELQNIFGDLSQFADSKNDLFHLADSVASSNGPKPGLYQWCGTEDFLYDQNIRFRDFARPLDLELTYEESPGDHQWIYWDQMIQRVLAWLPLKPAPSGDPVP